Within the Chrysiogenia bacterium genome, the region AGGTTGACCAAGGGCTTTCAGATACGACATGACTTGCGCAGAGTGAACCGGTAGCAGGACACTCACTGTTTTCAGCTCTACAACAAGCTGGCCCGCGATCAACAGGTCGATTCGACCCGCTCCGATTTTCTCACCCTTGTAGTGGAGCGGAACGGCAATTTGTGTGGAAAATGGGATTTGCGCCCGAGTTAATTCAACCGCCAACGCCT harbors:
- a CDS encoding GxxExxY protein, which gives rise to MSVKEPSKELDELANRTIGAAIEVHRELGAGFLESVYEQALAVELTRAQIPFSTQIAVPLHYKGEKIGAGRIDLLIAGQLVVELKTVSVLLPVHSAQVMSYLKALGQPLGLLLNFNAPRMRDGVKRVILST